CTCCCCCTCCACCGGCGCCGGCGCAACTCCCACCGGCTGCCACCCCCCATTTCACCTTCTTCCCAACTAGTAATCATTTTCCCCATCCCATTTCCCACGATTATGAGGAGCAAGAAcggactttgacccgaaaaaaataattaattcgtATCAATCTTGCCGGAAAAAATGGAGCTTCGCCGGAAATTTTTGAGACCTAAATCTGATACGATTTCTAATGAACAAATAcaaagaaactaaaaaaaaaaaagatagaagaaGTTGAATTGCAGAGAGAGATGACGGGAATGGAGGGGTGGGAAAAATTAGTTGGATGGATGGAAGAATTGAGGAGGAAGACCAGTCCAGCCgtcttcctcctttttttttagttaattgttttttttaattatttagattatattattaGGTGTATAagctgaatttttttttatttggattCATTTCACGTGCTTAAAGAGGGTAAAGAACACGTTTTTTGCCACCTCAGCAAAAGGTGTTAAAGTGGTTCAAATTCGGATGGTTTAGGTGTCAAATTGGAACAAGTGTCAGTTTAGGTGGCTATGAGTGTGAAATCATAAAGTAGATTTTTTGGAACTACAAAAATCGTAGATATTTAGTAATGATTCTAGAATAGCTTAGTATAGTATCTTGGATAAATACTTTAAAGAGTTTCTAGATAGTCTAGAGTATTGCAAGAAGATAAGGTTTGCTAGATTTTTCTTATAGATGTATCTAGAAGAATGTCTAGAACCATCCttagacaagtataaataggaGTGGACTTGATCATTTGTAACCAAGTAATTCAAGAAAGCCTTTCTTCCATAACCAAGTTCTCATatctaaaattttctttctcctttctaaagcttcctcttctttagttgaatcttccaatcttagtaacgatcttgggctagcagaaggtttttccgatttacttttcttctgctatatttctctacaatgAGGAATCTGTGGACAAGTTTAGGGGCCGCTTATGGCTTTGGCCTTTTCTTTTTGTACTACCCCAATTTGATCCTTGAAATTTTGTGGATGAGCTAACTATTGTTAGTAAATCTGTGTTCAAAATCAGTAAACTAGAAACTTGAATTAATCTTGAAAAACGTAAAACGCATAAAACTGAAAATATCTGAGtccacagaattcactgtgtgtccttaaggaatttaatcccctcactgtaCCCCAGGTTATGGATTACTTCCTCTCAGGATAAAACGTATATACATGTTGATGGCGTAGCGGTACCTCAAATCCCACCAACTTTGTTGAACGCAAATTCGGCAAAAATCACACGACTCTActataattttgttttgaaaacaaatgtAGAGAGCAGTTTAGAAGGAGAAAGGATTCAGATCTCTGTATATAAAATCTGAGGCAAGAGTAAGCGCTGAAAGGGTGAGATGGAGAGGTGCAATCCAAAATGTGCCTTTTTGGTGTACTCCAAGAGGTACCTTTTCTCATTTCTAATTCACACCTTAAAATCCAAACAGAAACTTTAATTAATCTTGAAAAACGTAAATGCATAAAACTGAAATATTCGAGtccacagaattcactgtgtgtccttaaggaatttaatcccctcactgtaCCTGAGGTTATGAATTACTTTCTCCCAGAATAAAATGGATATACCTGTTGATGGCGTAACAGTACCTCAAACCCCACCAACTTCGTCGAACGCAAATTCGGCAACAAATCACACGACtctattataattttattttgaaaacaaatgcaGAGAACATTTTAGAAGGACAGAGAATTTAGATTTTTGTATATAAAATCTGAGCAAGGCCTCTGAATTTATAGGCACTGAAAGGTGAGATGGAGAGGTGCAATAAAAAAAGTGTTTTGGGTGCACTCCAAAAGGTATCTTTTCTCATTTTACATTCACACCTTAAAATCACAACAAATATTtcctagtatatatatatatatatttttctttttttttcatatttcacTTTCTGCTTGGGAAGAAATGTTTACTGAAGGAGGAGAAATTTGAAAGAACACTTTGCGATATTCGGTTTCACTGCAGTTTAAAGcaataaaaaaattacaattcagtGTTGGGAAAACTTGGGCTCCTATGTTTCAAGATTTCTTTACTGGATTTTCTGTATAGTTTATATATATTGTCATTGAAATATGGAGTTTTATGTTTTTCAACTTTAAATGGGCTATTTACTGTTCGTTTTCAAGACTTATAGATATTTGAGTATTAGAATTCCAGAGGAGATATTTCCATGTAATGTGTTTGGACAGTAAATTTGAAGTAATCAAAACTTTGCAGCATCTTTCAACAACACCCATTCTTCCTTATTTGAGAAATCATTTCTGCTACCTTTTCTTCTATAAATTCAGGCTTCAGATACCCTTTTTCTCGTACGACTCAACTTATTTTAAAATACTCCATAGTAAAATAACACTAAATACGGGGAAAACTTGAATACTAAATGAAATGCACAAAAAAGAATATGTAGCACTGAAggtgggggttcaattgaacccataATTTTCGAtgcggagcataaatttatgtgtaaaaatttattaaaattgcaataaatgaTAGATATGAACCCACAACTTTTAAAATACAATGAGTTCAACTAAAACCCCTGAAAggttgaacccataaaatttaaatcctggatcaAACTCGAAGTAGAAGATAATCCAATCCCAACTAACTAGGACTGATAGTGAACCCCAAGATAAAGCATCAAAAGGTTATCAACAAACTGCTAGGGTATGAAATTTTGTTGCATCTGGTAACAAACCTCAAAACCAATGAAATGatagtaataaaataaaaaaatactaacAAATATCAAAGCACACGCAAGAGATGAGAAGTTAACCATAGGGAAGGGTGCTTCAGATAACAGAACATAATTGTGAGAAAGACATAACAAAGCATCTTATGATTCAATTACTTAATCAAAAACATCACTACTTAAACGCTTACTATATATGATAGTAGCATTCAAGCAATGATGACATTTCAATACGATATTGTATTTAAAGTACAATTATAATACAACAATGTGGATCTGTTTTACAAATACGATTTAACCAAGTCAAACGGACTGTCTTCGCATATTCATAACCAGCTCATTATTTTCTGTCAAAACTCAAAAACTTGGAAGGACCACAAAATAGATCTAGAAATTGCGGCGAAGAGATCTCATCATGTGATCTTAAAGACAAAAAAATGTTAAAAATGCAACATGTTCAGGTTGAAgttttctttaaattttttatttaatttaaccATTGTTAAATATAAACGTTATAgaataaaataacaataatatGTCATGTATTTGTTGATTTGGTGCATGCATTAAATAGAGTTAGTTCAAATGATACAATGGTTGGTAATAGCAGCCAGAGGCCGAGTAAGCCTTGTCAACGGGTTCAACAGAAGCCGATATATTGAACACTGAGTACAAATATGTGAAAATTATTAGAATTTGATTAAATATTGAATTTGAACTCATAATTTTGTAAATGCAATAAATTCAATTGTAAGAACTTAAAATTGATAAATTCAATTGTAAGAATTTAAAATTGAATCATTCAAATTTTAAATTCTAGATTCGCCGCTGATTGCAGCATGAGAAGTACAGGTTAAACAAAGCAAAGTTTGGCCCTCTGCTCATTGACAACTAGAAAATGAATTTTTGACCCATTTTCACAATTCCTTAGAAAAGCAAACTTTATTTCCTCCTCATTACAATTGTCACATTGAAACTATACAGTACATTATGTACCTAGTGCTTCAGTTCTCCAACTTTTAGTAAGTGacaattgttttcaagaattagAAGATGTAAAAAGACTCACCTATATGAATCTTAAAAAccagaaagaaagagaaaagaagaaaaatcatTCAGGAAAAGGGAAATGAAACAGCAAAAGAGCAATGGGCAGTTTTATTTAGATGGTCTGCTCCAAATTCTTCTCTGCTCATCAAAGCTTCCAACTACTGCAGACTGCTTTACATCGCCTAGTCGATTTGCAAAAGCGTTATAATAAGCTAATGGATCCAGATTCTCCAATACTTTCACTGATTTGCCTTTCTTTTCGTCGATAATTATCTGTCCATCTTCAGATTCATACCCTAGGGCAGTGACTTTTATTTTCTCGACACGAAATGTTGATTTTACTACAGAATTACCACCAGCCAAAACTACTGCTCCAAGGATTTCTCCAAGAAATATATCCTGTTATGATACAATTGATAAGTTATAGGATCTAGAAAAACTGAATTTGTACATCGCACGTTActgcaggggcggagccaggattccgacgaagggtgttcatattTTAGGACAGGGGATGTGTGAACGATAGTTTGCACACCCTTAGCCGCTAGGCTATCCTTCGTTTCTATGTCAAGGTTGTTCATTACTAGTATATGTCCACAAAATTCTATATTTAACATAGGCATTCGATAAttttttccgacgaagggtgttcatatgaacacccttcaatgggtgtggctccgccactgcacgTTAGATGCTAAATGAAGAAAGACTTTAGGACGATTTACCATATGCTGGTATCTAGGATATCTCTTTTGCAGGTGGAGTAACCTTGATAGTAAATGCTTCACAAAGATTGCTTCAGATGTCTTGTTAGTTAGGTGAAGTTTTCCAAGAATCGTAGGAAATGCACTAACTTTCCGCTGTATGCCAAGTGGAATGAGAGTGATATTGAGTTCTGAACTCAAAACTGTCTTTGCTGCTAGAGGGTCAAGAAACATATTCAATTCCGCAAATTTATTTGATGGAACATTGATCACATTTCCCTTATCAGTGTTGTTACGCTTGATGTTCCCTCCAACAACTAGTATATCCTGCATCATAATTCAAAAGATAGTGCTTTCTCACTAAGTAATGTCTATTCTAGATATCTCAAGCTGTAAACTCAAACAATACTCAATGCAGTTGAGTGACATTAACAGGCTTAAGCTACATGCCTTGACTATCTCTCATAAGATCATAAGGATTGAGGAATCACTTGCCTGGATGGGGTTGGTCATATTCTTGCCTGCGAGAACAATCTTCGCTATGTTGGTTAATGGGCCATTGGTTAAAATGGTAACCTTGGATCCTGGATCAAGTGATTTCACCACTGACTCCCACACTTCTAGTGCCAGAGGTTGTCTGAGTTCAGGATGATCAGTGTCTCTGGGAGCTCCAAATTTCACAGAATTTTCAGCGGTGTATCTGAGATTATTCAGATTGAGCTGGTTTATCAGCAAAATTGTACAGCGCTCAAATGAACATGTGGAAGTAAATTGCTAAAATAAGCAAACATGAAATGCCAGTGCTtgaaaaagtttgaatttttCTGTATAGACATATTTAGAGTAGACAATGTACCTGCGAGGACTTCGAGGCAAAGAACGAGATAAACCATAAAGAGTATCTGAATCCAGAAATCCACCACTTCCTTGTGGGATAACCTTGTTGTACTTGCAGTCACCAACTGCAGATAAAATAGAATCAGACTGGTTCACTGCGAACACGTCTCCACGGCCCACGGGTATGTCATCACGACCCATCATATGAAGCAAATCATACACTGAATCAATTGTTGCAGCATTTGCCCAGCCAGTTGGACTCACAATTATAGCCTGAACAGGTGAAGAGATTGCACATAGATAAGTATTGCTTCCTCAACTTAGTTACTTACAGAATTTACTCCTAAATTGCCCAAGACCTATAAAGAGTTAAGAGACAACATCCCCATTCTTCACTCAACCAATATGGAACACTTAATATCCCCCACACGCTTAAAACATCTGGTGCGTGGACAATATAATATGAGGCCTAACATTGAGTAAACCAAGAGTAGGAAAGAGTAATGGCTTTGATAACATGTTAAGAATATGAATCTTGGGTCTAACTCAACTCGAAAGCTAGCTCATGAAGTGAGGATTGCCTAAGACCACGTAAAGAGACAACGATACTAATTCCCTCAACCAATGTGGGATACTTATCAAATGTTGTTCACATTTAAAGTACTTTTGTCGTGAATGACCAACAATTAATCAGTTTCATTCCAAAACTAAACAGACCTGATATAACGCATTCTTGAACAACAGTTAAACATGAATTGACGCAATATACCCATTTTAAGAAACTTAGCAGAAGTATAACTGATATTTAGTCGAGAAATAAATTCCTAAGTTTTGTTAATATTAAATAAGATGAGATAATATCTTCCTCCAGTCTGTTGAGGGTATTTTTGAAAATAGAAGGTGGTAAATGTTGCTTAAGCTATTAAACTAAAGATAAGGAAGGCCATCATACCTTGAGATTGATTTCTTCAACTGGCAACTTAAGGAGATAAATGAGAGCTAGAAAATCTCCAGCACTCATATCCATATCAAACACAACATTCTTCCCAAGATGCTTCCCCCTGAGATCTGGTTTGTGGAGTTCTTCTCTGTAATAAGGAAATTGTGTAGAAAAATTGAATATACCAGCATTTTCTCTTTGGTTTAAGACCTGCAACCATGAAAAATCTAGCAATACGTTCAGTCCTAATTTAAAATCTGTAAGAGAAAAAGATCACTAGCAAGCATGAGATCAAATTTCAAAGTAAATAAGAAGCCATATGCAAGCTCATAATGCACTAAGGCAATGAATTGATAAGTTAACTTACATCCAGAAAGCTGACAAAGAACTCTCTGTCTAATAAGCTGCTAGCATTTCGATTAGGCTTTGCTCTTACAGCAACAAGAACAGGCACTCCTCCTGGCCCAGTAACTTCTTTTGTATAACCATCCTGATAGACAGCACCAACTCAGAACACATATAGAAATAAATTGATGAAACAAAGAATAGATCATAACAATGAACGACATACTAAAACCATTAACAGACCTATTTGGTAAGGAAATATAACCTTTTACTTTCTTCACAGTGACATACTTAAAACATTAACAAAGTTGTGGTACGAAATTCTTTTACTTTCTTTACAGTGAAATACTTAAAACATGAACAACAATATTAAATCATATTTTGGAAAATTACGAACAAAATGACATGTTTTACTAGAGACAAAAACTAGAAACCATATTACAGATAATGACATGAATCAGTTCTTCACCTGGCATCTGCCCCTCCCATTCTTGGCTACACAAAATGGATCACGAAGTCTAGTCTGAACATGACCACTGTGAACTCCATTTCTTTCCAAGTTGAACTTGGGAGTTTTACGTCCATCAAAAAATGGATTTGATCCATCAGATATCCCGTATGGCATATTTGAAGTAACCACAGTAATATTGATATACTCCATTTCTGCAAATTCATTTTCTCCTTGGTGGTTGTGCTGTTTCCTCATGATTGAAGCAGCTATTCCACACATAAATGAGTCCCACATGAAGTAACTCTGCATCCAACAAGTTATTGTCACTTAATTATATTCACACTGATGTTTTCATATCAAAAGGTAATGTGTATATGTACATCGTAAATGTTACCGTATAGAATTGGTCATCGAACCAAGTATCACGAGTAATTTTCAGGGACTTAAAACAGTACTGTGCCTCATATGTATGTTGATTCTTCTCAAAGGTCTCAAAAAACTTTTCAGTTATGGGAATGGTATTTGTGGCGTCCAATGGGACAAGAGTAACTGGAATACCAGAATGAATTACCTACAGTATAAGGAAATGATGACAGTTGCGGATCATTAAGATTAGCTAAAAGCCTACAACACATGACCAGAAGTCACGTCGAAAAAAGAATGCCTATTGATTTTGGTAATACCTGGTAAGCAGCAAAAGGATCCATAAACAAATTGAATTCTGCATAAGGGTTGCTTGTGTAATCTGTGAATAAATTGCCATGGTCACCACACTGTCGAGGTTGGCAAGAAGAGGTCGAGTTCTTTGGGCAACAACCTGTAGGATTTTGTGACCTTACACCACCTCCCATTATGTAAATATGCTCAACATTTTTCTTTAAATGTGGatttcttagtataaatagtgCAAAATTTGTATGTGATCCAATGAGAAAAACTACAGTTGGCCCAGAAGAAATTGTTTTAATCATTACTTGCTGAGCTGTTGGCTGTCGAAGAGGTGAATACTGTCTCTTGCCCTGGTTACAAATTCCAGATTAGCAAGTTATGCACACATTTTAAATAAAGGAGAGTAAGCAATGAGAACTAATCTACAATACCCGTAGGAATGGTACCTGTGGAAGGAAGCTCTTTCGGAATCCATAATTTGAGTCGATGTCCAAGCGTCCTCCAAGACCCATAGGTATAGCTTGTCTATATCTACAATATCCATCTGTACCATTTCCCTAACAAATCAGTGAAAGTTTAGTAGCACATTCAGGAAAAGGGAAAACATAATGGAAACAATTGTGCCAAAGGTAGAAGTTTCTCACCTGGTCAATTATAGGGAGATATCCACCAACATCTGGCAGAATGGTACCATTAGGAAGTATTCCACCTTCACCTCCCACACCAACAGAAATATCGTCACGCCCCATCATGTAAAGAATGTCATACACTTGATTTACAGCGTGCGCTGCACTAGTCCATCCATTTGTGCTAATAGTTATTGCCTGCAGCAAAAGGTTTTATCAAGTTGATTTGTGTAGGAAAGCCTTTATTATCAACTGTTAGAAAAGATGCCCAAACAAAGTCCCATATTTGAAGTTGATAAGAAAAAGAATTTATATACTCTTAATGGTGTGTGTGTGAGGCCTTTTGAGGAAAATCATGCAACCTTGGTCAAAAGTGGACAACATGACACCATGTTAAAAGGATATTTGTGCTTTGTGCTAGCTCAACCCAACTGGTATCAAAGGCAGATGGTTTGGTATGAAGAATATGTAGCATGTGAGGTTTTGGTAACCATAAATACTCAGATGATGTGGGTGGCTGACACACCAGGTAAACCAATAAATCTTGGTGATAGGTCATGCGGTCAGGGGCAGAGCTACAGTGTAATACGGGGTTTCGACCGAATCTAGTAGCTTTTGCATAGACCCTGTATTTGTATTAGAAAATCTAGTAAATGTTTATAGTTATTTAAGTGCGAACCCGCTTACAAACTTAAGCTGATGGTTCAGTGGCAAGCAAGAAGGAAGAAAAGCCTTCCGCGGCCAAcctgtgggttcgaaccccaacttCCAGCATCCTTTTCCTTTTTTGCTAAGCACATAATATGTATATACACTTTTTCCCTTGCTGCTATATAAGCATTTTttttagacaaaaaaaaaaaaaaactttatttttaAAGACATAAGATTGACAATTAAAAATGCAAAAAGAACGTTCCACTCTAAAACAAAAGAGGCTCTCCGTTTCTTTCATAAACATCAAACCAAAATCAGATTTCCACAAAGACCCAAAACCTATTTGGTCTTCTTCTTCAAAACTACAAATGCCTTTGCCCACCATCCACCCATCCTCCGGCGGAGTCGTCCAAACCTCCGGCTGGTGACTGGTACGTACATGAACTCTTTCAGTTCGTCgctttttaaaatatatttaataCTGATACTTGTTGTTAGTTTGGGGGTTGCTATACATTAGCTTGAACCCCCAAACCTCAAATCATGACTCCGTCTCTGCATGCGATACTTATAGTTTTGAGTGTGCGAACAAATTAAAAGTGTCATGTTGGAAGTTGATAAGAAAGCGATGCTATATATATTAGAGGTTTAGGGTTATTCTTAGGGTGTGTTTCATGTTCGgttggtcaaaaattttgaaaaacattttctctaggaaaagaAGTTCCTAATAAATGAAGAAAATGACTTCCGTAATGGAAGTAGAGAAAACAAGTCCCACAAGTGACATTCCATATTGATTGTGTTCTCCCTACCCTCAAAAACACCTCATCTTTACCTCCACCCCTGAAGCCCCCATCCCCGACCACCCCACACCCCTACCCCTAGTCCTGTAGACCCCCATCCCCAACCATCCCACACTCTTAATTACCCCATCTCCCATAGCATTTGtctaaattatatataaaaattttTAGGATAAAAATTTTTGCTTACATaacgaacacaagaaaataagtaagaatttcacttattttcttgaaaaaaaatttCGTTCGTACCAAACACAATATTAATGTGAGTTCGTTCGGGGAAAAATTAATGCAAGCAAGGCCAAAGAGGACAGTATCACACTTATATGACTGCCTCTAACTAGCTTAGCCTAACAAAATAGACGAAGGGCCAAGCTTATTTGAAGAACGACCTATACAAAGGAAACAAAAATATGGAGCTGAATAATTGAGTCTCAAAATAAGGTCCAGACATTTCTCGATACCATTCTTAAACATGACATGAATTTATGTAAAACAAACACATAGCTGATACCTCAAAGTCATAGatgaagaaggaaaaagaaagagaacaACTGATATACAAAGTACAATTCTACTATTACCAAATCTTTCAATGACATATACTACGTGAGCTTCAGGACGAAAACCGGCAATGTCTCTGTTCCCGTTGAAGATATAATTAAGTGAATAAAAAGTACGATAGATAATTTTTGGTTGATTACATTCAATATGGTTTCAGAATAGTTGAGCTATAGACAGTGCAGTAGCAGAGTCAAGAATTTtattaaggggtgtcaaaatataaaaagtAGACGCACTTAAAAAATAAGGGGAAtcaatatatagtatatatacataaaactaAAATTTTGATCTAGCTAAACAATGTAATTTTCTAGCGAAGAAGCGTCAATTGACACCCGTTAGCATAAGGTGCCTCCGTCACTGTAGAAGTCTTAGGTTCAACTCTTACCACCACCATTTGCAAAAAAGAATTCACATATTTGGCATATAAAAGAATCAGTCCCCCACCCACGTGACGTGGTGTGTTGAAAATATAATGTAAGTAATACGTCAGgtggtcacacaattcaacgcTTGCTTAAAAAAATAACAGGACAGTGAGAAAAAAAGATACCTTCAAGTCCATTTCGGATCGGTTAAGCTTCAAAAGGTATAAAAGAGCAAAGAAATCATCAGTATCCACATCTGTATCCAAAAGAATTCGATGAGGGCGATCAACACCCTCTACCCCATGGTAGAAAGTTGCCATGAATAGCAAAATCATGAAAACAATTCTATGTAAAAATCCTAGAAACAACATCTTCTCTTTGTCCTTCATCAAC
The sequence above is a segment of the Lycium barbarum isolate Lr01 chromosome 6, ASM1917538v2, whole genome shotgun sequence genome. Coding sequences within it:
- the LOC132645043 gene encoding nucleoside hydrolase 3-like isoform X1, with translation MKDKEKMLFLGFLHRIVFMILLFMATFYHGVEGVDRPHRILLDTDVDTDDFFALLYLLKLNRSEMDLKAITISTNGWTSAAHAVNQVYDILYMMGRDDISVGVGGEGGILPNGTILPDVGGYLPIIDQGNGTDGYCRYRQAIPMGLGGRLDIDSNYGFRKSFLPQGKRQYSPLRQPTAQQVMIKTISSGPTVVFLIGSHTNFALFILRNPHLKKNVEHIYIMGGGVRSQNPTGCCPKNSTSSCQPRQCGDHGNLFTDYTSNPYAEFNLFMDPFAAYQVIHSGIPVTLVPLDATNTIPITEKFFETFEKNQHTYEAQYCFKSLKITRDTWFDDQFYTSYFMWDSFMCGIAASIMRKQHNHQGENEFAEMEYINITVVTSNMPYGISDGSNPFFDGRKTPKFNLERNGVHSGHVQTRLRDPFCVAKNGRGRCQDGYTKEVTGPGGVPVLVAVRAKPNRNASSLLDREFFVSFLDVLNQRENAGIFNFSTQFPYYREELHKPDLRGKHLGKNVVFDMDMSAGDFLALIYLLKLPVEEINLKAIIVSPTGWANAATIDSVYDLLHMMGRDDIPVGRGDVFAVNQSDSILSAVGDCKYNKVIPQGSGGFLDSDTLYGLSRSLPRSPRRYTAENSVKFGAPRDTDHPELRQPLALEVWESVVKSLDPGSKVTILTNGPLTNIAKIVLAGKNMTNPIQDILVVGGNIKRNNTDKGNVINVPSNKFAELNMFLDPLAAKTVLSSELNITLIPLGIQRKVSAFPTILGKLHLTNKTSEAIFVKHLLSRLLHLQKRYPRYQHMDIFLGEILGAVVLAGGNSVVKSTFRVEKIKVTALGYESEDGQIIIDEKKGKSVKVLENLDPLAYYNAFANRLGDVKQSAVVGSFDEQRRIWSRPSK
- the LOC132645043 gene encoding nucleoside hydrolase 3-like isoform X2 — translated: MSLKDLAITISTNGWTSAAHAVNQVYDILYMMGRDDISVGVGGEGGILPNGTILPDVGGYLPIIDQGNGTDGYCRYRQAIPMGLGGRLDIDSNYGFRKSFLPQGKRQYSPLRQPTAQQVMIKTISSGPTVVFLIGSHTNFALFILRNPHLKKNVEHIYIMGGGVRSQNPTGCCPKNSTSSCQPRQCGDHGNLFTDYTSNPYAEFNLFMDPFAAYQVIHSGIPVTLVPLDATNTIPITEKFFETFEKNQHTYEAQYCFKSLKITRDTWFDDQFYTSYFMWDSFMCGIAASIMRKQHNHQGENEFAEMEYINITVVTSNMPYGISDGSNPFFDGRKTPKFNLERNGVHSGHVQTRLRDPFCVAKNGRGRCQDGYTKEVTGPGGVPVLVAVRAKPNRNASSLLDREFFVSFLDVLNQRENAGIFNFSTQFPYYREELHKPDLRGKHLGKNVVFDMDMSAGDFLALIYLLKLPVEEINLKAIIVSPTGWANAATIDSVYDLLHMMGRDDIPVGRGDVFAVNQSDSILSAVGDCKYNKVIPQGSGGFLDSDTLYGLSRSLPRSPRRYTAENSVKFGAPRDTDHPELRQPLALEVWESVVKSLDPGSKVTILTNGPLTNIAKIVLAGKNMTNPIQDILVVGGNIKRNNTDKGNVINVPSNKFAELNMFLDPLAAKTVLSSELNITLIPLGIQRKVSAFPTILGKLHLTNKTSEAIFVKHLLSRLLHLQKRYPRYQHMDIFLGEILGAVVLAGGNSVVKSTFRVEKIKVTALGYESEDGQIIIDEKKGKSVKVLENLDPLAYYNAFANRLGDVKQSAVVGSFDEQRRIWSRPSK